In a single window of the Scophthalmus maximus strain ysfricsl-2021 chromosome 18, ASM2237912v1, whole genome shotgun sequence genome:
- the fam89a gene encoding sprT-like domain-containing protein Spartan produces the protein MNGKSTNGAPGGAACIEGLPPLPKSLSGLLNSSGGSWRDMERMYVKKTMIQDDLSRGRSHADTLLASRPANLDAALALLRKEMVGLRQQDMSLLCQLWSLHESIQEYKGSCQDLSTASGLGMMENGFFDEDDEYYPEPGATPTGDQPDGEAGDGAATKNGRGGGGGSGGKDDSWGSFHVTI, from the exons atgaacGGCAAGTCGACGAACGGCGCCCCGGGGGGGGCGGCCTGCATCGAGGGGCTGCCGCCGCTGCCCAAGAGCCTGAGCGGCTTGCTGAACTCGAGCGGCGGCTCGTGGCGCGACATGGAGCGGATGTACGTGAAGAAGACGATGATCCAGGACGACCTGAGCCGCGGCCGCAGCCACGCCGACACGCTGCTGGCGAGCAGGCCGGCCAACCTCGACGCCGCGCTGGCGCTGCTGCGGAAGGAGATG GTGGGTTTGCGTCAGCAGGACATGTCCCTGCTGTGCCAGCTGTGGTCCCTGCACGAGTCCATCCAGGAGTACAAGGGCAGCTGCCAGGACCTGAGCACCGCCTCCGGCCTCGGCATGATGGAGAACGGCTTCTTCGACGAGGACGACGAGTACTACCCGGAGCCCGGCGCCACGCCCACCGGGGACCAGCCGGACGGGGAGGCCGGGGACGGCGCGGCGACCAAGAAcggacgcggcggcggcggcggcagtggcGGCAAAGACGACAGCTGGGGCTCCTTTCACGTTACCATCTGA